A genomic stretch from Pseudomonadota bacterium includes:
- a CDS encoding protein kinase gives MGPYTLLERVAVRGRCELFRAVRDGEGHGQTVVLSRLLLASAAEERAREQFAREAQLAAGLRHPNLMRVLDHGLQGDLPYVVLEAMDGLDLERLNRCLRAQGRRLSLQAALWIGGQLLLAIQAVRKKAGGQRRSPALAHHGIRPWNVLIGLDGSAKLGISGLRDDLDAVQPGAHPANVASELAYLAPEEILHEHPPRGEQAEVFSAAAVLAELLLGRSLFEAADDLGVLLAVRDASLDPLGDEATGWPEGLHDVLGRALARDPRERTGTAQHLAQELAPFTMCSDEARAELVRVAGEAYQAADSEAPRPAPASPGSGQSERQRLSDYQVCAKGGQLQGGLSQIVAAVRTGAVDGGDRVSVDGEAFRRVEEVDELARHLPSSTQLRGAPFEPLAEHSIADEGIPRVFAWNAIQGSDGLLLCELGSVRKEVYFRAGAPQFVTSNLSSELFGEYLVTRKVISRAELDMALAVLPRYHGHLGDTLVALGLLDPLEVFRHIARQVRAKLLDLFAWTGGSATFYPDVAPPASAFPLGVDPWDALNDGLEHRLSHGLPHPLIEGSENQRELVRIEPVRAQLLAAKLPQDVRLLLTLLEKPTRVGTIREILADPTGRDATRPLRAIWLLCCLDAVRW, from the coding sequence ATGGGGCCGTACACGCTCCTTGAACGGGTGGCCGTGCGCGGTCGCTGCGAGCTTTTTCGTGCGGTCCGGGATGGCGAGGGCCACGGCCAGACGGTGGTATTGAGCAGGCTGCTGCTGGCCTCGGCCGCAGAAGAGCGTGCGCGGGAGCAGTTCGCGCGGGAAGCGCAGCTGGCGGCCGGGCTGAGGCACCCCAATCTCATGCGTGTGCTCGATCATGGACTGCAAGGCGACCTGCCGTATGTGGTGCTGGAGGCCATGGACGGGCTCGATCTAGAGCGGTTGAACCGATGCCTGCGGGCGCAAGGTCGCCGGCTTTCGCTCCAGGCTGCGCTGTGGATCGGTGGACAGCTGCTGCTCGCCATTCAGGCCGTGCGAAAGAAGGCTGGCGGTCAACGCCGGAGCCCCGCGTTGGCTCACCATGGTATCCGACCTTGGAACGTGCTGATTGGCCTGGATGGCAGTGCGAAGCTCGGGATTTCGGGATTGCGTGACGACCTGGACGCTGTGCAGCCTGGCGCGCATCCGGCCAACGTGGCAAGCGAGCTCGCGTACCTGGCGCCTGAGGAGATCCTGCACGAGCATCCTCCGCGTGGTGAACAGGCAGAGGTGTTCTCTGCGGCGGCGGTGCTTGCGGAGCTGCTCCTGGGACGGTCTTTGTTCGAAGCCGCAGACGACCTGGGTGTATTGCTGGCGGTGCGCGACGCCAGCCTGGATCCGCTGGGCGACGAAGCAACCGGATGGCCGGAAGGTCTCCATGATGTGCTCGGCAGGGCGCTGGCCCGAGATCCGCGCGAGCGAACCGGCACGGCTCAGCACCTGGCGCAGGAGCTTGCGCCGTTCACGATGTGCAGCGATGAAGCGCGCGCCGAATTGGTGCGAGTAGCGGGCGAGGCCTACCAGGCAGCCGACTCCGAGGCCCCAAGGCCAGCGCCAGCGTCGCCGGGATCGGGCCAGAGCGAGCGGCAACGGCTCAGCGACTACCAGGTCTGCGCCAAGGGTGGGCAGCTGCAGGGTGGGCTCTCCCAGATCGTCGCTGCCGTCAGGACGGGGGCCGTTGACGGCGGCGATAGAGTCAGCGTCGACGGCGAGGCCTTTCGCAGAGTAGAAGAGGTGGACGAGCTGGCACGGCATCTGCCCTCGTCGACACAGCTTCGAGGCGCCCCTTTCGAGCCGCTAGCGGAACATTCCATTGCGGACGAAGGAATCCCCCGCGTGTTCGCTTGGAACGCGATCCAGGGGTCGGACGGGCTGTTGCTCTGCGAGCTGGGCAGCGTTCGCAAAGAGGTTTACTTCAGGGCTGGGGCACCGCAATTCGTCACGTCCAATCTCTCGAGCGAGCTGTTTGGGGAGTACCTGGTAACGCGGAAGGTGATCAGCCGAGCCGAGCTCGATATGGCCCTGGCAGTCTTGCCGCGCTACCACGGTCATCTGGGAGACACACTGGTCGCGCTTGGGCTTCTGGATCCGCTCGAGGTGTTTCGGCATATCGCCAGGCAGGTTCGCGCCAAGCTTCTCGATCTCTTCGCTTGGACGGGGGGCAGTGCGACCTTCTATCCCGACGTGGCTCCACCGGCGAGCGCGTTTCCGCTGGGTGTGGACCCCTGGGACGCGTTGAACGACGGCTTGGAGCATCGCCTGAGCCACGGGCTGCCCCATCCCCTGATCGAAGGCTCTGAGAATCAACGCGAGCTGGTGCGTATCGAACCCGTCCGTGCACAGCTGCTGGCGGCGAAGCTGCCACAAGACGTCCGGCTGCTGCTCACGTTGCTGGAGAAGCCGACCCGTGTTGGGACGATCCGCGAGATTCTTGCCGATCCAACCGGCCGCGACGCCACGAGGCCCCTGAGAGCCATCTGGCTGCTTTGCTGCCTGGACGCCGTCCGCTGGTAG